One region of Termitidicoccus mucosus genomic DNA includes:
- a CDS encoding cupin domain-containing protein, with protein sequence MLVPLNEQRFIKFADIKFNEVGDGVRRKIMSYGPDIMSVYVEFKKGSIGALHRHPHRQITYIQKGSFKVHIGDETQVLGAGDHYYIPADIPHGVEALEDAILIDMFTPARADFLPGT encoded by the coding sequence ATGCTCGTCCCGCTAAACGAACAGCGTTTCATCAAATTCGCCGACATCAAATTCAATGAAGTCGGCGACGGCGTGCGCCGCAAAATCATGTCCTACGGACCGGACATCATGTCGGTTTACGTCGAGTTCAAAAAAGGCTCCATCGGCGCGCTGCACAGGCATCCGCACCGCCAGATCACCTACATCCAGAAAGGCTCCTTCAAGGTGCATATCGGCGACGAGACGCAGGTGCTCGGTGCGGGCGACCATTACTATATTCCCGCCGACATCCCGCACGGCGTCGAGGCGCTAGAGGACGCCATCCTCATCGACATGTTCACCCCCGCCCGCGCCGACTTCCTGCCTGGGACCTGA